CTctaaaaacaacacatgaaACATAATATCCACAATTTAAACAGCACATAATcctttgctgtttatttatGTAACATACAACACATTTTACATATTTTCCCCAGCCTCCTTTCCACCTTTTCTGTCCATATTTCCCATTTCTTTCACTTTTGAACAAACTCACATTCTCTCACTGttgaatacacacacagtgtgtttaCCTAGTAATCTATACACTGCACACTGGACACACATCTCCATGTATTTATATAgtaacacgcacacactcacacagtgtcCATCTCTGCCCCACCCCCACGCCCAGGCCTCTATCAATGGGAATCCTGTCCCCTTCTCCAACCAGCAGGAAGAGCCATGCTGGCCCACATTCctcaaagagagagaaggaagggggAGGAGAAGTGGGTGACACAGGGAAGGAGtaggtgtgcaaaaaagtaaAGGTCTGTTGAGGGGAGTGAGGGAATgttaaaagaagtaaaaaagaaacgaggaatgagaggagagacagaaaagacagaGGGCGGACTTAAAGgatgaaaagataaaaaacatgggaaggggagaagaggtggaggtggaggggagCAGGGAACGGCAGGAATCCCcaaggagaaaagaaagagaaaagcaggTATTGTGTGTCCTGCGCAAAGCCCCTCACCCACTGAACCCCAAGAACAATCCTTGCCCTGTGTGTGAGGGAGCactgaagaaaaagaagaagaaaggggtGGTGCTGGAAAGAAAAAGGGACATAATCAGGGCGAAGGAAAAAGGATAGAAGTAGAGACGTATAGTTTGGAGTTGAACTGGACAGAGGTTGTGGTCTACCACACGAGAACAAACTAGAAAACTACACACAATCCCACTGTCTAAAATGTTGCCAACAATCATGCAtgtatgtgtctatgtatgGATAATTACTGTACAGTAGGTCCTTTAGTATTTCTGCACTGGTTTATTATTGCCCTcgtgtctgtttttgtgcatgcacTGGATCAATGCAGGCCTGCCTGTGTTGTTTAAATATAGCTTTTACTTTTGCATCTTcgtgtttattttttatgtggATTACCTGATATAGAGTGCACCTGCGATCATCTATTTGTGGTCCTCCTCAGTAAATATTGGTCTGTCTGTTCATAAACCAGACCGTCTAAAAgggtctttctgtctgtgtttgtgaacGTTATAAAGTATTACTTCTTTTTGTAGCTTTGTGGTTTTCTGCATTACATGCCTCAAATAAAGCTCCATGCCTTTGTATCACGTTATTCCTGCTACGTTATATAAGTGCATTGCATTTATGCAGCACTGTAATTTAAAATCAAAGAAAACTGAAGTAAAGACTGACTTTGGGTGTTTGTTGAACATAATGGGCAGATACTCGTCGACGGGCAACATCCTTTTGAAGGGGTCGGCAGCCAGTAACTTCCTGGCCCCTTGCTGGGACAGCGCGTAGCCGAGCGTCCAGTAGGAGTAGTCGGCCTTGACCAGGTTGTTCACACCGTCCACAGACTGCTctggctgctgcacctgcatACGCTTACGCCCCACGTAGCTGgagcacagacagaaagagtgTGTTGATGAGGCTTCACACAAATGGGTGCAAACCTTTAGTTTCAACAAGCattcatgaaataaaaaaagggagTGTGTATGGGTTGGGTATCTTACATGAGGTCCCAGTCCAGCTGGGTTTTCTCTGTGTCATCCATTATGGCCTGGATTCGCCGTTTAAACCTGGGCTCAAACCTCACGTCATCCTCTAAAACCAAAACCTTCTGGAGGCCATGCTCCACCACCTGATGGtcggaaaacacacacacactttcacttaAAATTAAAGAATAACAGCGGAGATTCTGCCAGCTGTCCAGATTGTCCCTCTCTTTTACATAATTCCTGCTGATGATTGTGCTGTGCTTACGTATCTTATCTATAGTATGCATTGCACAATCATAacaacaaatgcaaattagaggtggacagacagacagactctctATTGAACTACACAAGCCTTCTTCCCCATACTAGTGCGTTACTCTGCCCTGCTCTCACCTGTGTCCATATGGAGTGATGGCTGAGGAAGCAACCGATCTCCCCTCTGGTCAGGACTCGACCAGAGTAAGGGTCCTTGTAGCCCGGCATCATCTCTATTCCCAGCGCCTGCAGCTGGGACGAATTGAGAGCcctgagagagatggagaagtaAAAAAGAAAGGTATTCCTTATAACTATACTTTTCATTATCCAGCTGAGTCTGTCATCAGCGAAAACTTCactgcacaacacaacaaagTCACATTCTGCAAGTTGCAACGAGTAATACATTTTGTCAGGAAAACAAAGGCTGGAAGAAGGATTAGGGCATTCTCAACGGTGGATTAAAGTAAGCACAGAGGAGGGAAAGTAAGTCAAGCCTAATGCTACAAACACCAAAGCTCTGTTTAGACAGGATGGTTGGATATAGATGTCATATGTTATCTGACGTTCAGGGACCACAATTAAAGTGCATCAGATAAACATACTTTTGTCGTGCTGCAGAATAAACTAAACTTCAAAAGACTTTATCACAGAGAGTGATAGAGAAGATTTTTGTCAGGATTAAATCAGCCTTCAGGTCAGTTCATCGTCTTCATGCagggctgtgtgtttgtgacctACTTGCCGTCCACTGCGTCTGTCAGCGTGGCATGTAGACCCAGCGAAGACATTGTTTTCAACATCCTGGTTCTTCTGTCCAGCCGACGCTTCAGGTTGATCAGGAAAatctaaacatttaaaaagaaataatggaGACATGTTCATTAAAGAGggaacattttaatttaatctgAAACCCCATTCTGTAAGTATATTCCAAATGTTTTTCTATTGTGTTGTTTGTCAAGGTTTCTCTTTGTGGAATAGGAGATGCATAATGCAAGAAACAGAAGACAGATAAAACAGAAGTTAGGGTCAGAGAGGTATGAGGTGAAGGCAAAAGACAAGGAAGAAGAACTTggagacacaaaaacaggaagTGAGAGTTGCTGATTAACAGTAAatataaagagagacagaagttGAAAAGCTCCTGTTCCTCCAGGCAGAGCCAACACACTCACTTTATCGAAGCCCATGGTGTCCTGCGGTGATGGCGGAGAGTACAGGTGCTCAGAGGGCTCAATGTCGTGGTCAACTgttgacagagagaggaggaaggcgAAAGGTTAAGACAGCAAAAACAGGATTAGAAAATAACTGAATTTCCTCCGGATCGTGGTGgtttatttaatttgatttatttaaaatctgAGCAGTGAGGGAGGGCAAAAGTGAGAGAAAGTAAGAGGGAGGTGGGGGTTGAATAAACAGGGAGAGGGAAGAGACAGATACAGAGGAGGGGGATTCAAATTAGCAAAGTGGGTTGGCAGGATGTAATCATAAAGGTTCACGGAGGTCAAGAAGGAGAAGAAACAAACCTGAGAGGTGAAGTAATCAAGGATTCAAGGAATCAGCTggaacatgtgtgtgtctgtgtgtgtgtgtgtgtgtgtgtgtgtgtactcactCAAAGCCTCCGTGATGGTGTGTATGAAACTCTCGCTTTCATCTTCCACACTCTGCTGTGCTTTGAGAGGGACGGGCAGGAGACCATAGTGTTCTCTGTTACACACATACATCTGCACCcctggaagacacacacacacacacacacacacacacacacacacacacacacacacacacacacacacacacacacacacacacacacacacacacacacacacacacacacacacacacacacacatgtgcacatgGTTCTATAAATAAAACCCAAACATTTCAAATAAACATGCACCAAGTGTCACACTAAAGCCAACATGCTTCCCAGAAACTAATAAATACTCCCACGGGGAATGAACTGCTTGATGTTCCTTTAAGtgttattgttatattattgaTAATGTGATAGACAGTGTGATCTTTTGGCCATCTTATATTTTTCTTAGAATAAATTAGAAATTAGAAATTTGATGCTTTGAGAGAGATGAAATACATCATGTTGCCCACTGTGGACACCAGTATCCAGGCGTCACATatgttaaacttcaatattcCACACATTGATAGCTGTGTTGTAATTCTGACTGAACATTTAAATTGTTTCTGCAATTTAAATTTATTGGAATTTCCTTTTTCAATCAAAGAttgatacattttatatttcagtatactggtggtgctccgtcaggtcagcggtaggtggtggtctagttaccccagaataggtgactgagCGCTGAGTACAGAGCACCGCTTCACATGGTTGAGGTTATACAGGCATTATTACACCAGGCAAACcaaatatgggaaaaaaatggcttagacctcagagggcctacagctagcaactgccgctctgtagcacggagctctgtagccgatgTCACGTGACCAGTCGGAGGTCTCCTAGTTTTCGTATAATATCATATttttagtgtgcataacacacacacacacacacacacacacgcatagtcAAGACAAACACATGGAACCATTTTTCTCTGCTTTTGCTCATCTGCCGTAATGTCACACATTTGcataaaaccaaaaaaaaagccCTCAGCAGTGCACACATGCAGAGTAAAGAAACGTTTGAAATAGACTACTCATGAATTAAGGAATTCACTAACAGTCCTCAGCTCATCTCAGTGAAGCTGCCATGTGGCATTCGCAGCCCTGCTACAAATGTGTCAGTTTGCTGTGAGTTGAGTTTTTCAAACGGACCTGCTTGACGTGCTGAGAAAGCAAACACCATGATGTCGTCAAATGCCCAGCTGTAGTCAGGGTGAGGAGGGTAGAAGGCCAGGTCCCTGCTGGATTCACGACGCAGGTCTAATAAGAAGGTGCTGTGCACCATGGGAACAGAGAAACAGCCAAGCCGCTTCCACTCCCTGATCGGCTGGTAGTCTGGGGTTCGCTTGTAGTAACcctgagagagaggagggagatgaAGAACGAGGGTTTCAAGGAATAAGTCAAGCTGAGTGGATGGACAGACGTATGAATTTAAGTCTAACGTGTACCTGTGGGGTGATACCACACCAGAAATTGGAGTAAAGAGAGCGAGACTCTAACATGGGAGCAGCCACGGTCAAGTTTTCAGCCATCAGCAGGTTCAGCACACGGGGGTTGGTCAACAGGTTGTCACTGTCTACAAACTAAAGAGGGAAGATGGTCTGAGTGTACAAGTCACTCATCATATCATATACATTCTGAAACTAAATCAGAGAGCCTTGTGGTCAATCTTTAACAAACATGTCCCTTGTATCTAATTAAAAGAACACAAGTTACATTTACTGAAAGGAacagttcaccccaaaatcaaaaatacaaatcttccctcttacctgtagtgctatttatcaatctATATTGTTGTAGTGTGAGTTGCTGTGGTCCAACATTGCTAGCTTGTGGAGATTACTTTATAGCAAACCGATACTGTTAGCTCACctgagctagctaacgctacagcTCAGCCGAGGAGGACGCCATTAATGTTTACATCTCACGCTGTCTTGAGCCTCTCGTCCATGAGTACGTTTCTTTCTGGGCATGATATGGTTGGCAGGTGTTGTTcggaagaaagaaaatatttccTACATGAAACTGTTCACAACCAAGGCTGTAGATTTTCTTGAGTAACAGGGTCAAGATTTC
The Perca fluviatilis chromosome 9, GENO_Pfluv_1.0, whole genome shotgun sequence genome window above contains:
- the colgalt2 gene encoding procollagen galactosyltransferase 2 isoform X1, producing MRAVGAVGVGVLWALLAAAVPGGVSELTTLVQEQEPFKPESSLLKPKVMIAIVARNAAHSLPHYLGCIERLEYPKERIAIWAATDHNVDNTTAMLREWLKRAQGVYHYVEWRPMEEPRSYTDEWGPKHWPPSRFNHVMKLRQAALKAARERWADYILFVDSDNLLTNPRVLNLLMAENLTVAAPMLESRSLYSNFWCGITPQGYYKRTPDYQPIREWKRLGCFSVPMVHSTFLLDLRRESSRDLAFYPPHPDYSWAFDDIMVFAFSARQAGVQMYVCNREHYGLLPVPLKAQQSVEDESESFIHTITEALIDHDIEPSEHLYSPPSPQDTMGFDKIFLINLKRRLDRRTRMLKTMSSLGLHATLTDAVDGKALNSSQLQALGIEMMPGYKDPYSGRVLTRGEIGCFLSHHSIWTQVVEHGLQKVLVLEDDVRFEPRFKRRIQAIMDDTEKTQLDWDLIYVGRKRMQVQQPEQSVDGVNNLVKADYSYWTLGYALSQQGARKLLAADPFKRMLPVDEYLPIMFNKHPNTEFMSHFEPRDLKAFSVEPLLIYPTHYTGEPGYISDTETSTIWDDEAVATDWDRQHARKTAQQDSIRPVAQNSVTGDSPPPAARASRDEL
- the colgalt2 gene encoding procollagen galactosyltransferase 2 isoform X2, producing MIHHLYPAATDHNVDNTTAMLREWLKRAQGVYHYVEWRPMEEPRSYTDEWGPKHWPPSRFNHVMKLRQAALKAARERWADYILFVDSDNLLTNPRVLNLLMAENLTVAAPMLESRSLYSNFWCGITPQGYYKRTPDYQPIREWKRLGCFSVPMVHSTFLLDLRRESSRDLAFYPPHPDYSWAFDDIMVFAFSARQAGVQMYVCNREHYGLLPVPLKAQQSVEDESESFIHTITEALIDHDIEPSEHLYSPPSPQDTMGFDKIFLINLKRRLDRRTRMLKTMSSLGLHATLTDAVDGKALNSSQLQALGIEMMPGYKDPYSGRVLTRGEIGCFLSHHSIWTQVVEHGLQKVLVLEDDVRFEPRFKRRIQAIMDDTEKTQLDWDLIYVGRKRMQVQQPEQSVDGVNNLVKADYSYWTLGYALSQQGARKLLAADPFKRMLPVDEYLPIMFNKHPNTEFMSHFEPRDLKAFSVEPLLIYPTHYTGEPGYISDTETSTIWDDEAVATDWDRQHARKTAQQDSIRPVAQNSVTGDSPPPAARASRDEL